The genomic interval CAAATATACGTCTTTTTTACTCGGTTTTGAATTGTGGCCACGAGTTCATCAGGAACTAAATTCAGCACTTCGCTCAATTTAATTTGATCGCTATTCCATTTGAAAATAAGCGTACCGTTATCAGCTAGCAATCGAGCAGCTTCTTCAAACCCACGTTCTAAATCACGCTTCCAAGTTACCTTGTCCAACACGCCATACTTCTTTCGGAGCCAACTGTTTGGGCCAGCACGCAACAAATGTGGTGGGTCGAAGATGACTTGATGAAACGACCCTGACATAAATGGTAGCCCGTTAATATCAGACCAATCAGCCTGAATATCTGGGAATACTTCATGCTCTCGAATGTAGCCACGATCAACAAACTTAATCGCTTCGAATCGTTTATCAACAAACACGGCTAATTCATTTTTCTTGCTTGGCCACATCATGCGTCCGCCTGCGGTCATATCTAAAACAGGCTTCATATCACTTAATCTCCTGTGGCGTACCGCCAATTTCATCGACGATTGCATCAGCTAACCGTTTAGAAATACCGTTTTCGTAGCTGACAACATGTTCAAAAATCGCCCTTCCGTGAACTGCTGTTTCAGATAAAGCACCTGTACGCATTGCGTAAATTAAAATCGTGTCACTGCTCCACGGCGCTACCTTTTCCACATACCAACGCGGCTCGCGTTCAGGCAGTAGCTTTTCAATATCCAGATAGTGGTTGATGATAGCGTTCTCGCGATCTCGTTTTTCTTCCCACTTCAACCAGCCATCATCAGAATTAGAATGGTAAACAAAGTTAGCTAATGTATCATTTCGAGAAATCTCGCTAAGAAATCCATAAATAGTTCCATCACCATATTCTTCTACAAGCTTATCCAACTCTTCAATCACTGCTTGAGGTGCGTGTGTAATCTTATTTGTCATTCTTATTCTCCTTGACCAACAAATACACGTAACGGATCATCAACGCGGCAATAACGAACCAACACAATTTAAAAATAAAATATGCCATTACTTTTTCGCCTCCTTGACTACTTTTACGAACACTCCAACGGGAACAGCTAACACGATTAACGCCAACGCTCCGAAGAACGGCGCGCTAAACAACAATGCAAGTACAACTACAATCGCAAGCACCCCAATAAACGCGACTACCACTAAAAGAATCAACATCAAAATCAATGAAATAATAACTTCAAAAATCCAACCTTTTTTGTAATCGCGAACTAACTCTTCGAACCACTCATCAAAAGCTTTCTACATTACTTCTTACCCGTCCTAATATCATTTTCTTCAATATATTTTTTTCGTTGCAATATAGCTTCTTCTTTCGTATCGAAACTACCAATGAACTTAGACACCCCAATACGTTTAACAACCGCACGATACTTGTTCCCTACTTTGTACACACCAACGTCATCGCGTGTTGAATCCCGCTTGTTTAATGCTTGTAATTGAGGGTCAGCCCATCTTAGGTTGCTGCGCTCATACCCTCGGTTAGGATCAATTCTATCTAGCGTCAAATCTTTCTCCCAACCGCTATCAAGCGCCCAGTCTTTGAAATTCCAGTAATTTTTTAGGTATTCTTCTACCTCAACACCTCTACCGCCGTAATTAGGATAATCTTTGTTCTTAGGGTTGTAGCACCTAACAAGGGCAGAACGATACGAATTGAAAAGATGTTTAAACTCTTTCTGTTCTGCTCTCGGGATAGTGTTATGAGCGCGTAAGTTGCCGCAAGGTAGTGACCTAACACTCTGCCTCAACCTATTTGAATTCGTGATAAATTCAGTCCCGCATTCACACCTAACTAGCCATTGAGAACGACCTTTTACAGTCCCTTTAAACTCCAAAACAACTACATTTTTAAATTGTTGTCCTTCTAAGCGCCTTACTTGATTAACCTTAGTTTTAGCCATGCGACATTACTTCTTAGTAGTATCTACGATAGCTTCACCGGTTTGAACTTCAATCCAGCCCCATTGCATACGGGCGTCTGCTTCCTTGTCGGCGATTGTCTTGTCAGTAACTGAAGCACTTAGCAATTCGTTAGCCTTAGCCTTACCTTCTGCCTTTGTGATTTCAGCCTTCTTTTCAGCTTCCGCGTTAGTTTGAGTAGACTTGGCGTTCAATTCAGCCTTCTTGTTGTCTTGTCCCGCGATGATCAAACCATCAATAGACTTCTTAGTTTGGTCGTCCAAATCAGGAGTACCAGTTGAAACGTCTTCGATGTTAAATCCTGTCTTTTCTACCTTGTCTTGGAACGCCTTCAACAAGTCCCCTTGCATCTTAGTAGCGTCTTCAGACATAACGTCTAGAACGTTGTATTGAGACACGACACTACGTCCTGCTGAGATTAGTTGTTGCTTCAACCAACCCTTTTCAATGCTTTCAATTGGTTGAGAACCAAACTTCTTGTACACTTCAACTGCCTTTGATTGGTCAACGTTGTAAGAATAGGTGACCGGCATGTCGAACTTCTTACCGTCCTTAGTTGATAGCGTCACCTTGTCTTCGTATGTTTGTGTCTTAACTGGGTATTGAGTAACTTGCTTCAATCCCACCCAGTGGACCCCTTGAGAAAGTGGTTCGTCCTTAACTCCGCCATTCATTGAGTACATGATTCCGACGTTTCCGTTATCGACCTTTTCAAGACCGACTGCGGCACCAATTCCCAAACCTACCAATACTACTCCTGCGATAATGCTCTTAGCCGCGTTGTTCATAATTAAATTCTCCTATTCGTTAGTTAGATTGTTCGTTTTCATCGACACCGTATGTGTCTTTGATCAATGCGTTGATTTCTTGCTTAGCCTTGCGCAAGTCCTTAATTCCGTCCTTTTCAGGGTGTCGGATAACGTACTTAATAACGTTGTAGACGTGTGCCGCCTTAGACCCGCGGAACTTCCACAGAAGCGTCGGCATTAGGTCTTTTAGTTGTGTTCCTGCTTCGTCAATGACGTACCACTTAGGCTTCTTCACAGCGTCGTGTTCGCCATTTTCTTGCACTTTTTCAACTGCATTACTTGCTTGTTCTAACGTAATGCCACCGGGTACAGTCGGGCGAATAGGCTTAACTAAAGTTACTTTATTCAACCAGTTCCACCACTTCGCAGGATATTGTGCATTGTATTCGTAATCAACCGACTCAATGTTTTTGATTCGACCGTCTGCGTCCAATGACACTCCACGCAAAACCATTGTTCCATCTGCTGGCAGAGCACTGTAACGGTCTTGTCGATTTATGATTGGGCGTGGTTTTCCGTCATTCCAAATATGCCATGGATTCTTTAGCGTAACGGGGTCAAGCGCTCTAACGCTTTTATATTTTTCGTCCCAATAAACTGCAATATCTAGCTTCGTCATAACACTCTCCTTTAGTAAATAATCATTCACTTAATATCCATCAAACCGCGGTTTAACAGCTGTAGACGCTTTAATTCACGCGAGTTATCTGGCGCTTCACTAACACTTCCGTACTTCTCGATGACCACATCACGAGCATCGTCAATCTTGCGAATATGTGCGTCGATTCTATCGCGCAAAGATCGTTTCTTTTTCTCGTCGGGTGAAATCACTAGCCCGTACATTTCGTTAGCAATTGTTTCACGGTATCGTTTTAGATAACCTGCATTGCCTAGCGTCTGCCCTGAAACTCCAGCAATCACAGCAACGTCCGCATGTTGTTTTCCACTGCGTCGATGCTTTTCGTATTCGTCATACGACATTTTCAATTTAGGCATTGTATAGTCCTTTCTTGAGTTTTTTATCTCGCGCTTTTTTCGCGTTCAGCATTGACTTAATTCTTTGCCAATCATTTGGACTAAGAACTGTTTGCTTACGCTCTAGCGTGCTGATTGCATTCTTAACTTCAACGTCAATCATCGTATTCACCATTTTCATAAATCGTTACTTCAATTCTGGGATTGTCTTTGTCGATAAAGAAAATTTCAGACCAGCCTGCAATTTCAGACCAACCATCATTTTTAATTACCTCTGCCGACATCATTCCGTCTTGAATAAATTTCTTCGCAAAGGCGATGTTGTCCATGTCTTTGCGTTTATTTTTTGCATACCATTCGTATTTAATCTTGACAGGAAACTTCAACTCAACGCCGCCCAAATGTAGACAAGCAGCATGTACCTTAGCAGTGTTGTCTTGCTTGATGCGATTACCTACTCGATAGTTCGTTCGCTGTGCATTTGTGTAGTTGTTTAGGTCTGTCAATTCCCCTTGGATAGTAAACTTAATCATTATTCACCTCGTCAGGTTTACGACGTACATTTACGCTGTTGATGTCTTCCATGAATCCTGAGACACTGATAACTCGACCTTCTTCGTTCACCGACACGGACTCAAAGCTAGTGATGTATTTTAAATACTTTTTGATATGCGACTTCACGGTTGTATTCACATACCAAGAATCAATTTCTGAGTCGTAAAACATATCTGTTCGACGGCGATTCTTCGGAATATCCAAACACGCTTCTACCGCTTCAACATCTTGACCATTCAGCATGATTTTCATCGTTTCAAATTCCTTTCACGTTGTTTTGTGTTTATATACCCTTAATTCTTAAATTAAGACACCTGTCGCGCGTTTTATATCCCGTTTAATACAAACACCCCAGAAAGGAACAAAATTAATAACAGGTACGTTTATTTGATTTTTAGATATACGGGCAATTTTCGAACTAGAACCCAACGTTTTCACGCTTGTCTGACGTAGCTTCCGTGAACTTAACAACGTGACCAGTAGACCCTTTAAGAATTCGGCTTACGATTTTCGGATTGTACATGCGCGATAACTCGTCACTGGTGTGATTAGTCGTCACGATTGTGTTCGTCCGTCCGTTCAGGATTGTGAACAAGACACGTTGGTTAAAATCACTGGCTTCTTTGCTGCCGCTTGTAAACAAGCTTTCCGAACCCAAATCATCTAGAACCAGATAATCAACTTCAGTCAGCAACTTCACAGCGCGTTCTTCTGTCCACCACTGGTCTTGATTGTTAAAGCTGTCTTTGATCAAGCGGAACAAGTCGGCTGTTGAAATAAACAAGCAGCTAACGTGTGGCGTTGAGTACTGGTTAATCATCTTGATAAGCCCCATAGCTAAGTGCGACTTCCCAGCTCCAGGCGTTCCCGTGTAGATTGCGTTGAACTTCTTACCCTCACGCACATACTGGCTAGCGAATGACTTCGTAAGCGCCAAAGCCTTTTCAGTTTCACTGCCTGCTGTGGTTTCGTAATTGTCAAACTCGGCGTCCCACAGAGTGCTGTCACCAACAATCGACTTATTGCGGAGTAGATTAACTGTGCGTTGTCGTTTATGGTGTTCGCCTGCTTGTGCTGCCAGTTTCTTGTTTTCCTCTAGCATTTTTTCGCTTTGGCATTTCTGACAAAACGGCTTAGCTCCTTCACGATTCAACAGCACTAATTCATCGCCGTGTGTCTCGCAGTATTCGCCTGTGGGCTTGATTAGATTGTCTAGCACCTTGTTAAGCGCTTCTCCCATGCTTTGCATTAGAACAGTCCTCCATAGCGTCCTGCGTCCTTCTTAGGCGCTTGTGTTGGTGTCTGGTTCAGATACTTATCAAACTTGTTGCTAAACAGCGTTGATGGTTGCAGATACTTCTCGTATTCTGTCCCCGTCCAATTAGTGACCATGTTATCGACAACAATCTTGAAATCATCAAGCGTTGCCTTTTCTCCAAAACGAGCCTTGATCAACTTCTTGTTTGCTGCACTACTTGCTTTGTATCGCTTGCCAGTTTTTTGATTTAGATACTCGATAATTTCTGAGTAAGGAATTTTTTCCTGTTCGGCGGGCTTGCCCGACAAAGGGTTTATATATTCTTTATCTTCTTCTTTATCTATATCTTCTTCTGTTGCGTGACGTGACGTGACGCGTGACGTGACGACCGTTTTTTCGTCGTTTTTACCATCTTCAACATGCCCTAAAGCCTTCTGGCGCTTGCGTTCACGGTATGTTTTACTACGCTTAGCGCTATCTTCCCTGATTTTATCCATACCACTTACGTTTTGGTGCTTCTCCCAATTATGAATTTCAATCAATCCATCTTCGTTCAAATCAATCATTCCAAACTTTTCAAGTGCCTTTAAAGCTAAGCGAATAACATTCACGGGCTTGTTAAATAAGGTTGACAACATTTCGTCTGAATACGGCATATTACGCTGTATATAAATCAATCCATCATCATTTGTCTTGCCTGCTAAAACTAGTAAACGTATCCAAATCACGATTACTGCATCAGCTTCTGGCATTGATTGAATCAGACGGATTTTTTCATCATCGAACATTGTTGTCTTTAATTTAATCCATGTGATTTCTGCCATATTTTCCACCTATACCACTAGAAAGGAAGGTCGTCATCAGTCACATCAATTCCCCGACCGTTTTCGAACGGGTTTGACTGTCCTCGACCGTTTTCCAACGGGGCAGAACGGTTTTCCGACGGGGCAAAACCGTTTTTGGACTGTTTTTGTCCGTTTTCCCCATTGCTTGACTTGCTGTCTAACAATGAGAAATTATCAACAATCACTTCAGTAACGTACACACGTTGACCGTCTTTATTCTCATAATTACGTGTTTGAAGTCGTCCTTCTACAGCAACTTGTGATCCCTTCGAAGTGAAGTTTGCAAAGTTTTCTGCTGACTTACGCCAGATAACACAGTTAATAAAATCTGCTTCACGCTCTCCGTCGGAATTTGTAAATTGACGATTAACCGCCAATGAAAATGTTCCAACTGCTGCGCCTGATGTCGTGTATTTCAGTTCTGTATCGCGTGTCAAACGCCCTACTAATACAACTCGATTAATCATGTTCACTCCTCCTACAGCACTGGAATATTACGCAAGTCAACTCGATGATTGATGTTGTAATAGTCACTATGTGCTTCTGCTTTTTCTGGTGCTACTTCACCATCAATAACCGATACAATGCGATCTTGATTATTGTTGATTTCTTCCATACCTAGCTCCAACAACCCGTCGCTCACTTGGTAGAGTTCTGCGTTAGCGTGTCGGTCCTTCGTCACTGCCAAAATGTAGCAAGTGAACTTTTTACCAGTCATTTGGTAAAGCATTTCTTGATAAGCTGCCATTTGTAAGTGGTAGAACTTAGCCGTCATGAAGTCTTGATAGCCGCCATGATACTCACTGTATTCACCGCCAATGACGCCCCCCTTTTTCTGCAACGTTTTAACAGTCTTGATGTCGATAAAGTAACCTAAATCAAAATTGACCATATCCAACTTTCCAGCCCATTGAATCCCGCCAATATCGCCTTCGATGATGTACTCACGATCTGGCGCGTTTTCAATCATCGTCATAATGTTGTTGTCTGATTCAATACGCTTAATCATTTCATCTGCCTTCAGATAATCAGCTTTAAGCGTTCCCTTCTTAGTCAACATCGCGTCTGCATTTTCAGTTTTAAACGCTTCGTGCGCTTCTGGTGATTCGAAGTAGCTGTGTACATAGTTACCAACTAACAATGCTTTGGGGTCATCTGGGAATGGGTTATACGTCCCGTGCATTTGTGCCAACGCTGCTTCTTCCCCGTTTTGTAGGAATGACTTCATCGTTGACGCGTGCATTTTCTTAAACGCTTGATCTTTGTCGTAATAATTTTCTTGTGTGATTTCAGACATTACTTATCACCGAATTCAGGCGGGAATGCGTCTTCAAGGCTTTGGTCATTCGCCGCGGCTGCTTGTTCTGCATGGGCTTCTAATTGCTCCATCATTGCAGCTAGTTCTTGCTTTCGTGCCCCAGCAGGATAAGAAACACCTGCAGAACTTAGGTATTGCTTCATTTCAGTTACTGTCATACCTGCATCAGGTACCGTTTCAACTGGGACAGGTTCTGGCTTTGCTTCTGGTTGTGGCTCTGGTTCAGTCAACAATTCTGTTTGACGTTGAGCTGCCAAGTCTGCCAATGCAGGCGCTGCACTAGTTGTTTCTGGCGTCACATCACCACGTTCAACCGTTGATTCTTCATTGTCCGCTACGATCGCTTGTTGCATTTCAGTATTAAGCGGTGCATATGTTGATAGCATCTTCTTAAGCACCGTCTTTTGCGCCATTGCGTCGAAGTCTGACTTCCAAGGGCTAGAATTGTAGCCGAATGACTTACTGTATTTCTTCCCGTGGGCATGCACCTTTTCATATGACCAGTAAATCGTCTTCTCAAAGCCATTTGATAGCTTCATGTAAGCGAAGTATCCAACAGGCTTCTTGCTTTCGTCAGGCACTGCTTCTGCGTCGATTTCAAGCGCTTCTGATAGAGGATTAAAACTTACGAATTGCTCCGCGTAAATTTGTCCGCTGTTAAGCGCTGTAACTTTACCAGAGCGCAAAGCTAGTTGGATTAGCCCCTTATATCCTAGTTGGAATTGTGCTTCTTGCTTGTATGGCACGATGTATGCAAAACCTAATGACGGTTCGATTGGCAAGTCTAACGTTGCCGCAACCATAGCTGATTGCATAATGCTCTTAGGCTCTGCTTTAGCTAACAATTGATTTTGGCTTGTCACGTTCAACAGGCTAGTAATGAATGACTTACTGTTACTTCCCATTACTTCATCAAACTTGTTTCGTACCGCTGGCATTTCAAAGAATGACTTCACATTGTTGTTGCTTTGTTGCACTTGATTCATAATACTTTCACCTCGATTTTGAAATAATCTGCCATGAATTTGGCATGTTTATGCGCTTTGTCAGTTCGTAAGTATCTACCACCTACGACATATACTTCGTCGCCTGTATATAAAGCGTTGCCGTCAATATCTACGCCAACTAAAACAGGTGCATCTTCTACCTGAAAGAACGAGTCTGACATCATCACACCTCGTTTTTATCTTCGTAATAAGCTAGTAAATCGTCCTCAGAAACGTGTTCCTTGATTTCAGGCGCTTCTACATAGCTATCAATAATTTGTTCATCTCTTGTCATATCAACTCCTAAAAGACGTTAGGAAATTCTTCTGATTCCCATACTTGAATAGATACTGCCGTAACATTCCAGAAGCCTGATTCGTATAATGTGCGTATTAACGCGTTACGATCACATGACTTCCAGTCTTGATACGGGAAGTTTTTCAGTCCGCCATCACGATACAACTTACGCATTTTATAGCGCGCGTTTCGTGGTTGCTGCCGTACCTTTTCAACCAAATCTTCTTTAAATTTTTCAGGCGTCTTTTCGCCTATGAACATTTGAATAACTTCCATTAGCGTCGGTTTAAGTTGTTTAGCCCAGCTTGAAATTCAAGCCACGTTTCTAGCGGCTTAACAAACTTCTCAACATTTGAAGGGTCAAGTTTGATAGTTGCGTTAATCTTGCTTGGCTTAGGCACTAGTGACTTGATGTGATTACCCAACATGCCAGCTGTGTGCTTCGCTGTGTCTAGCGTTAGGTACTCAAACGCCTTATACGTAGCGTCTACCACATTGTTAATCGCCACAGTTTCATCTGTGGGCTTTTCAATGTATCGCGCTTGGTACTTTTCCCAATTTGCCAATAGGTCACCAAATTGCCCCTTAACGTTCATAACTGAACCTTCTGAAGCGTTTTGAATTTGGTCGACCAATCGCAACATAACGCCGCGATCAACTGCTTTGATGTTTTCCAATGGTGTTGTCATGTATTTTCTCCGTTTTCTGTGATATGCTTAACGGATAAATTTTTGTGAGAAATTATTTATCCGGAGAGTGTAATCAGTTGCCGCTGATTGCGCTCTTTTTTTATTGTTCTGTAATCAAATCAAAGTAGTTGGTCATTTCACCGAGAGACGGGAATACCCCAACACCGACGTCCAAAGAAGTCGTGTTTGCAATATCACCATTTACCAGAAATGTCATTTTGCGGTCGCCTTCTTCGTTAATCAGATCTTGTAGAATTTGAATAAATTCGCTTGTCTTCATTGCATTTCTCCTTTATATACGTTGTCGATATGCCAAATCTTGTCAGCGATTGCGTCGAAGTTATCTCCAACTTGTTGCCAACCTGATGTTGCTAATGTGTATGCAACGTGAGCAGCAAGTACTAATGCTGATGCACACATAATTCCGTAAATCATTTCTTTTTCTCCCAGTCTTCGCCATATAAAGCGTGTGATAAGTACCCTAGTCCGAAGAAAAACAGGCACATGTAAATCGTTCCAATCATTTTTTATCCTCTCTCATTGCCCAAAGAATAATGAAGCAAGAGAAGATGCCGAGTAAAAAAATCGCTAACGCCACTATCTTCGGTAACATTTCCATACTTAACGCTCCAATCCCATAAGATCGCGAACAGATACGTTAAACAGGTCTGCCAATTGCTTTTGGCGTTCCTTATTAGGGAACTCCACGCCATTTTCCCAACGACTAATCGTCATCTTTGATACGCCAATCGCGTCGCCGACGTATTGTTGTGACCAGTCGCTGTCGTATCTCAATGTTCCAAGGTTATTCGCTGTCATCTTCGCCCTCGTTTTCGTCAATGATTTCGTCAATGCTTTCAAACACGTCATCTAAGATGCTTTGCATTGTCTCGTCAATAAACTCAACAGACTTTCCGCAATCACACAAGTTGCGCTTGCGTAGTTCCTTGTGAATCGCCAAAGCTCCCAAAGCTGCTTCAACACCACCGCGACGCATTACTTCAAACAGCGCGTACTTTTCCACTTCTGTCATTTCTTCCAACTTCGCTTCAACCTTTTCTTCAATACCTTCATCAAACATATTCATTTCTCCTTTTATGCCAAATTCTTAAGTGTCTTGTTTACTGATTGGATTAGCTCCGCCTCAGTCTTAGGCTTGTTAAACAGTCGTGCTAATAAATCACTCATAATTCTCCTGCCTGTTTTCTCGTGCGCAACGCTTTATTTACCTTCTGGATAGACGGTGTGTTTTTCTATCCATTCATTCAATGCCTTAACGGGATATACCCGCTTTTGTTCTCCGTCAGACGGAATTTCCACATATGGTACTAAGTGCTTAATGCGTTCCCAGTATGTTCGTTGAAAACCCGACTTCTTATAAGCTTCACTTTCATTTCTATAAACAAGTTGCTCAGACCCGCTCTTCAAATCAGTGACTGCTTTATGGAACATGTTGTACATGCTTTGGAAGCTGTTAATCAAAAACTCGATTTCTGTTGGTGTCATGGCCTACATCTCCAAAGTAGTTTGCTTAATCTTGAAAACAGTTGCCGTTGATGGCGTCCAATTTTCAATTAGATCAACAACGCTATCGAAGTGCTTATCGCGTAAATCGCGTCGGACACGAACCCCTGTGATGTCTAGGATTTGTCGGCTTAAGTCTTGGCGCAATGCCCCGACATGTTCCTTGTAATCCAATCCGTGCACTTCTGCGTATTCGCGAACCTTTCGATTTACGAACTTACTAACATAGTCGTAACGTGCTGAACTCAGCACTTGGTTGCCGTCCAACTCGGTCACACGATCGCCCAGTTCTTTCACTTGTCCTGCTAACTCGCCATTACCTTTCGCGATCAATGCGATTTGTTCCTGCGTCGTTAACGGACGTGCTGCAATCTCACGCAACTTCTTTTCTGCGGCAATGAAGTAGTTACGGATTTTACGTCCTGCTTCATTATTTTCAACAATCGCTAATTCCTTAGCCATGTCTTTGGTTAGTCGGTATTCAATTCGTGTCGATTTACCAATCACAATTTTGTGATTCGTAAAATCATCACCCTCTCGGAATCCATATTGTTCAATTCGTTGTTTAATCCAATCGCTGAACTTACGCTTGTTTCCTAACTTCTCATGAAGTTCACGGGCGTCGATATATTCGCTCCCGTTTTCATCATTCGCGATTTCAATAATTTCGTTCATCGTTTTATCTCCTTCTACAGATAACTGCTTAACTTGCTATTTCGTTCTTTCAGGATTGCGTCTACATATCGTTCAGCATTCCCCAAAATCTTGTTTGTGGTCTTTTCAGACGCACGCCCCTTCGTCACGCTTTCCCATGTAGATTTGCTTGTAAAATTCAAGTACACATCTTTTTCTTTAAGTTGTGCTGCTTTAATCTTCCCTAGCACGATTCCCACACGATCCCAGTGCTCTTGCGGTACGATTGCTACCATTTTTCACTCCTTTCCGTGCTTTTGCACTGTTCTTTTGCTTTACTTGCACTTAACTATGTGCAATAATATACACATAAATAAGCTTTCAAGAAGCCTTGATAACAACTATTACGCCAATAACCCGTTGTTTTATGCAGTGCTTTTGATTTGCTTTTTTGCATTACCCCTAAGCACATGTATTAATTTATCACTAAATTAAGTGCATGTCTACTCTTTTTCACTTTTTTTAGTGCAGAAAATTAAACAATTGGAGTTAAACGTTGATATGAGTACATTTGAACGAGTTAAAGAAATTTCAGAGAAACACGGATATAGCAGTTTACGTACTCTTGCAGAAACCGCAGGATTAGGTACTAACGCTATATATAACTGGAAAAAGAGTGAACCCACAACAAAATCAGCAAAGGCAGTCGCTGATGTATTGGGTGTGTCAGTGGACTATCTATTAGGTAATACTGATAATCCTACCGCTTCTCATTCAGACCAAGAACCTGTTGACCTACAAAAAGTAGTCGACAATGAAGACTGGGACAAATGGTTATCAAGTGGAGGTCGCCCGCTTACTGACCATGACAAGAAATTACTAATGGCGATGTTTGGGAGCGAATAACGGGAGTATCTAACATATGAATAAAGATGAGTTGATGAATGAATTGGTTTCCTCTATAAAGAACCGTGGAGTCAACTTTGTTGGGTTTGATCACTTGGATGCTATCGCTGTGGTTAATCCAGATAGAATGATTGGTGCGTACGACAAGAATAGAGCCACCCTATTCGACGTAACCCATGAATTCATGCACTTAGAATTAGGTCATATAGAACGTGGTAATGGTTATGACTTTACAAACGAGCAAGAAACGACATGTAACGCCGTCACTACTCAATACCTATGGGACATGTTCTTGTTCCATGGTGGTTCAATCGAATACGCACAGCATTTCATTGAGGTATCTGGCTGCCCAGACTATTGGGTGGATAGAATAATCACTCCTGATGTCGACCTAAGTTGGGCATTCGCGTAAATAATAAATACGTGCTAAGAACCACGTTAAAAGCTTTGTGGAGTTTTTGTATATGGGATTAATAAAACTAATTAAGGACCGCAACAGACGTATACGAGAGGAAGCAGCACTACAAGAACAACTTGCTTTAGATGAATACAATGAAAACATTCGTTTGATGACCGAGT from Weissella ceti carries:
- a CDS encoding helix-turn-helix transcriptional regulator, with product MTANNLGTLRYDSDWSQQYVGDAIGVSKMTISRWENGVEFPNKERQKQLADLFNVSVRDLMGLER
- a CDS encoding DUF3310 domain-containing protein, which encodes MTKLDIAVYWDEKYKSVRALDPVTLKNPWHIWNDGKPRPIINRQDRYSALPADGTMVLRGVSLDADGRIKNIESVDYEYNAQYPAKWWNWLNKVTLVKPIRPTVPGGITLEQASNAVEKVQENGEHDAVKKPKWYVIDEAGTQLKDLMPTLLWKFRGSKAAHVYNVIKYVIRHPEKDGIKDLRKAKQEINALIKDTYGVDENEQSN
- a CDS encoding phage replisome organizer N-terminal domain-containing protein; translated protein: MAEITWIKLKTTMFDDEKIRLIQSMPEADAVIVIWIRLLVLAGKTNDDGLIYIQRNMPYSDEMLSTLFNKPVNVIRLALKALEKFGMIDLNEDGLIEIHNWEKHQNVSGMDKIREDSAKRSKTYRERKRQKALGHVEDGKNDEKTVVTSRVTSRHATEEDIDKEEDKEYINPLSGKPAEQEKIPYSEIIEYLNQKTGKRYKASSAANKKLIKARFGEKATLDDFKIVVDNMVTNWTGTEYEKYLQPSTLFSNKFDKYLNQTPTQAPKKDAGRYGGLF
- the ssb gene encoding single-stranded DNA-binding protein, encoding MINRVVLVGRLTRDTELKYTTSGAAVGTFSLAVNRQFTNSDGEREADFINCVIWRKSAENFANFTSKGSQVAVEGRLQTRNYENKDGQRVYVTEVIVDNFSLLDSKSSNGENGQKQSKNGFAPSENRSAPLENGRGQSNPFENGRGIDVTDDDLPF
- a CDS encoding SAM-dependent methyltransferase, producing MKPVLDMTAGGRMMWPSKKNELAVFVDKRFEAIKFVDRGYIREHEVFPDIQADWSDINGLPFMSGSFHQVIFDPPHLLRAGPNSWLRKKYGVLDKVTWKRDLERGFEEAARLLADNGTLIFKWNSDQIKLSEVLNLVPDELVATIQNRVKKTYICVFIKQSMVKE
- a CDS encoding PD-(D/E)XK nuclease-like domain-containing protein; protein product: MSEITQENYYDKDQAFKKMHASTMKSFLQNGEEAALAQMHGTYNPFPDDPKALLVGNYVHSYFESPEAHEAFKTENADAMLTKKGTLKADYLKADEMIKRIESDNNIMTMIENAPDREYIIEGDIGGIQWAGKLDMVNFDLGYFIDIKTVKTLQKKGGVIGGEYSEYHGGYQDFMTAKFYHLQMAAYQEMLYQMTGKKFTCYILAVTKDRHANAELYQVSDGLLELGMEEINNNQDRIVSVIDGEVAPEKAEAHSDYYNINHRVDLRNIPVL
- a CDS encoding ATP-binding protein; its protein translation is MQSMGEALNKVLDNLIKPTGEYCETHGDELVLLNREGAKPFCQKCQSEKMLEENKKLAAQAGEHHKRQRTVNLLRNKSIVGDSTLWDAEFDNYETTAGSETEKALALTKSFASQYVREGKKFNAIYTGTPGAGKSHLAMGLIKMINQYSTPHVSCLFISTADLFRLIKDSFNNQDQWWTEERAVKLLTEVDYLVLDDLGSESLFTSGSKEASDFNQRVLFTILNGRTNTIVTTNHTSDELSRMYNPKIVSRILKGSTGHVVKFTEATSDKRENVGF
- a CDS encoding RusA family crossover junction endodeoxyribonuclease; the protein is MIKFTIQGELTDLNNYTNAQRTNYRVGNRIKQDNTAKVHAACLHLGGVELKFPVKIKYEWYAKNKRKDMDNIAFAKKFIQDGMMSAEVIKNDGWSEIAGWSEIFFIDKDNPRIEVTIYENGEYDD
- a CDS encoding prohibitin family protein; the protein is MNNAAKSIIAGVVLVGLGIGAAVGLEKVDNGNVGIMYSMNGGVKDEPLSQGVHWVGLKQVTQYPVKTQTYEDKVTLSTKDGKKFDMPVTYSYNVDQSKAVEVYKKFGSQPIESIEKGWLKQQLISAGRSVVSQYNVLDVMSEDATKMQGDLLKAFQDKVEKTGFNIEDVSTGTPDLDDQTKKSIDGLIIAGQDNKKAELNAKSTQTNAEAEKKAEITKAEGKAKANELLSASVTDKTIADKEADARMQWGWIEVQTGEAIVDTTKK
- a CDS encoding recombinase RecT encodes the protein MNQVQQSNNNVKSFFEMPAVRNKFDEVMGSNSKSFITSLLNVTSQNQLLAKAEPKSIMQSAMVAATLDLPIEPSLGFAYIVPYKQEAQFQLGYKGLIQLALRSGKVTALNSGQIYAEQFVSFNPLSEALEIDAEAVPDESKKPVGYFAYMKLSNGFEKTIYWSYEKVHAHGKKYSKSFGYNSSPWKSDFDAMAQKTVLKKMLSTYAPLNTEMQQAIVADNEESTVERGDVTPETTSAAPALADLAAQRQTELLTEPEPQPEAKPEPVPVETVPDAGMTVTEMKQYLSSAGVSYPAGARKQELAAMMEQLEAHAEQAAAANDQSLEDAFPPEFGDK